One Solanum lycopersicum chromosome 4, SLM_r2.1 DNA window includes the following coding sequences:
- the LOC101253584 gene encoding aldehyde oxidase GLOX1-like encodes MMTKKSSFVFNILLLLLSCHDLNLANAAGGKWDLLMSNIGISAMHMQLLNNDRVIIYDRTDFGASNISLPNGKCRNNPKDLALKIDCTAHSVEYDVSTNSVRPLMVQTDVWCSSGSATADGTLVQTGGFNDGRNMVRTFKPCSTCDWQEIGNGLIQSRWYSTNHILPDGSQIIIGGRDTFNYEFFPKTASTNKVFNLPFIQQTNVPKEENNLYPFVFLNVDGNLFIFANNRAILLDYTTNTIVKTYPQIPGGDPRNYPSTGSAVLLPLKAQTIQAEVLVCGGAPIGSYLKAARANTFVGALNTCGRITITDPNPQWTMETMPLARTMGDMVILPNGNVLIVNGAAAGTAGWGIARNPVLSPVIYRPDNPSGSRFEVQNPNTIPRMYHSTAVLLRDGRVLVGGSNPNELYNFTRVLFPTDLSLEAFSPSYLESNSANLRPQIISPGSHKKIKYGQRLNIRFTLSGSLVNTNLIKVTMVAPGFNTHSNTMNQRMLVLSNEKVKKTGILTYQVSSIFPSSGKLAPPGYYMLFVVNQDIPSEGIWIKIQ; translated from the coding sequence ATGATGACTAAAAAATCAAGTTTTGTTTTCaacattcttcttcttttactaTCATGTCATGACTTAAACTTAGCTAATGCTGCAGGTGGCAAATGGGACTTACTTATGTCCAACATTGGTATTTCCGCTATGCACATGCAACTCCTCAACAACGACAGAGTCATTATATACGATCGTACTGATTTTGGTGCATCTAATATTTCCTTGCCTAATGGCAAATGTCGTAACAATCCTAAAGACCTTGCATTAAAAATCGATTGCACTGCCCACTCTGTAGAATATGACGTGTCCACTAATTCAGTACGACCTCTCATGGTCCAGACCGATGTGTGGTGCTCCTCGGGCTCTGCCACCGCTGACGGTACGTTGGTTCAAACCGGTGGATTCAACGATGGAAGAAATATGGTGAGAACGTTCAAACCGTGTAGCACTTGTGATTGGCAAGAAATTGGAAATGGATTAATTCAAAGTCGATGGTATTCCACCAATCATATTCTTCCTGACGGAAGCCAAATTATAATAGGAGGCCGTGATACTTTTAATTACGAGTTTTTTCCTAAAACTGCGTCAACAAACAAAGTATTTAATCTACCGTTTATTCAACAAACTAATGTCCCTAAAGAGGAAAACAATCTCTACCCATTTGTTTTTCTCAATGTGGACggaaatttattcattttcGCAAACAATCGAGCTATATTACTCGATTACACAACAAATACGATAGTGAAAACATATCCACAAATACCTGGTGGCGATCCAAGAAATTATCCAAGTACGGGTTCTGCAGTTCTTCTTCCTTTAAAGGCACAAACAATTCAAGCTGAGGTTTTGGTATGTGGTGGAGCCCCAATTGGCTCATATCTCAAAGCGGCAAGAGCTAATACTTTTGTAGGTGCGTTAAATACTTGTGGGCGGATTACAATTACAGACCCAAATCCACAATGGACCATGGAGACAATGCCACTAGCTCGAACAATGGGTGATATGGTAATTTTACCAAATGGAAATGTCTTGATTGTAAATGGAGCCGCGGCGGGTACGGCTGGATGGGGAATTGCTAGGAACCCGGTTTTGAGTCCGGTAATTTATCGACCCGATAACCCGTCTGGTTCTAGATTCGAGGTACAAAATCCGAATACAATACCTAGAATGTATCACTCAACAGCAGTTCTACTCCGTGATGGACGAGTTCTTGTTGGTGGCAGTAATCCAAATGAGCTTTACAATTTCACTAGAGTTCTTTTTCCAACGGATTTAAGTTTGGAGGCATTCTCACCGTCCTACTTGGAGTCAAACTCTGCTAATTTGCGACCACAAATCATTTCTCCGGGttctcataaaaaaatcaagtatGGACAACGTCTTAACATTCGTTTTACTCTTTCTGGATCACTCGTCAACACAAATTTGATCAAGGTGACGATGGTTGCACCCGGATTTAACACACATTCGAATACTATGAATCAAAGAATGCTTGTTCTTTCGAatgaaaaggtaaaaaaaaccGGAATACTCACTTATCAAGTCAGTTCAATTTTCCCTAGTTCAGGTAAATTAGCACCACCAGgttattatatgttatttgtGGTTAATCAAGATATACCAAGTGAAGGAATTTGGATCAAGATTCAATAA
- the LOC101247818 gene encoding aldehyde oxidase GLOX-like — MAIRKSVIFCFIIWQLPLLLLLPCHDRNLAYAAAGGKWDLLMSNIGISAMHMQLLNDDRVVIYDRTDFGMSNISLPDGKCRNNNNDLALKVDCTAHSVEYDVSTNSVRPLMIQTNVWCSSGSATSDGSLVQTGGSNDGKFVIRVYRPCIIGKKSNCDWLEIENGLIQSRWYSTNHILPDGSQIIIGGRDAFNYEFFPKTASTNNVFNLPFLQQTNDPREENNLYPFVFLNVDGNLFIFTNNRAILFDYTTNMIVKTYPQIPGGDPRNYPSTGSAVLLPLKNLEAHTIQAEVLVCGGAPRGSYLKATRGEFIGALNTCGRITITDPNPQWTMETMPLPRTMGDMVILPNGNVLIVNGAAMGSAGWEIARGPVLSPVIYRPDNLPDSRFEVQNPNAIPRMYHSTAVLLRDGRVLVGGSNPNEFYNFTGVLFPTELSLEAFSPSYLDSESANLRPQIISPVSRHKFKHGQRVNIQFSISGLVNKNSIKVTMIAPGFNTHSNTMNQRMLVLTNGVVKQVGKSSYHMNCLFPKSGSLAPPGYYLLFVVHQDIPSEGIWVRIF; from the coding sequence ATGGCTATTAGAAAATcagttattttttgtttcattatatGGCAGTTGCCTCTGCTTCTACTACTGCCATGTCATGACCGGAATTTGGCTTACGCCGCTGCCGGTGGCAAGTGGGACCTACTCATGTCCAATATTGGTATTTCCGCTATGCACATGCAACTCCTCAACGACGATAGAGTTGTGATATATGATCGTACTGATTTTGGCATGTCCAATATCTCTTTGCCTGATGGTAAATGtcgtaacaataataatgaccTTGCATTAAAAGTCGATTGCACTGCACACTCTGTAGAGTACGACGTTTCCACCAACTCTGTACGTCCACTCATGATCCAGACCAATGTGTGGTGCTCGTCTGGCTCTGCCACGTCAGATGGTTCGTTGGTTCAGACAGGTGGGTCCAATGATGGCAAATTTGTAATTAGAGTTTACAGACCGTGCATTATTGGGAAAAAGAGTAATTGTGATTGGCTAGAAATCGAAAATGGATTAATTCAAAGTCGATGGTATTCCACCAATCATATTCTTCCCGACGGAAGCCAAATTATAATAGGAGGCCGTGATGCTTTTAACTACGAGTTTTTTCCCAAAACTGCGTCGACAAATAACGTATTTAATTTACCTTTCCTTCAACAAACTAATGATCCTAGAGAGGAAAATAATCTTTACCCATTTGTTTTTCTCAATGTGGATGGGAATTTATTCATTTTCACAAACAATCGAGCTATATTATTCGATTATACAACAAATATGATAGTGAAAACGTATCCACAAATACCTGGTGGTGATCCGAGAAATTATCCAAGTACGGGTTCTGCAGTTCTTCTTCCATTAAAGAACTTGGAAGCACATACAATTCAAGCCGAGGTTTTGGTGTGTGGTGGAGCACCAAGAGGCTCATACCTCAAAGCAACAAGAGGTGAGTTTATCGGTGCGTTAAATACTTGCGGGCGGATTACAATTACCGACCCAAATCCACAATGGACCATGGAGACAATGCCACTACCTCGAACAATGGGTGATATGGTAATTTTACCAAATGGAAATGTCTTGATTGTCAATGGGGCCGCGATGGGGAGTGCTGGATGGGAAATTGCTAGGGGCCCGGTCTTAAGTCCAGTGATTTATCGACCCGATAACCTACCCGATTCTAGATTTGAGGTACAAAATCCGAATGCAATACCTAGAATGTACCACTCAACTGCAGTTTTACTCCGTGATGGTAGGGTTCTTGTGGGTGGTAGCAACCCAAATGAGTTTTACAACTTCACTGGAGTTCTTTTCCCAACAGAGTTAAGCTTAGAGGCATTTTCACCGTCCTATCTGGATTCAGAATCTGCTAATTTGCGACCACAAATCATTTCCCCTGTTTCCCGCCATAAATTCAAACACGGGCAACGGGTTAACATTCAGTTTTCCATTTCCGGTTTagtaaacaaaaattcaatcaaagtGACGATGATTGCACCAGGATTTAACACACATTCGAATACGATGAATCAAAGAATGCTTGTACTAACAAATGGAGTCGTAAAACAAGTTGGGAAATCTTCGTATCACATGAATTGTTTATTTCCGAAATCGGGTTCATTAGCACCACCGGGTTACTATCTTTTATTTGTGGTTCATCAAGACATACCAAGTGAGGGTATTTGGGTCAggatcttttaa
- the LOC101253891 gene encoding aldehyde oxidase GLOX1-like — protein sequence MAIKTSLVLWQLHLLLLLSCHDLNLANAAGGKWDLLMSNIGISAMHMQLLNNDRVIIYDRTDFGASNISLPDGKCRNNPKELALKIDCTAHSVEYDVSTNSIRPLMVQTNVWCSSGSATSDGSLVQTGGFNDGKLMVRTFNPCNTCDWQEMGDGLGQSRWYSTNHILPDGSQIIIGGRDAFNYEFFPKTASTSNVFNLPFLRQTNVPREENNLYPFVFLNVDGNLFIFTNDRAILLDYTTNTIVKTYPQIPGGDPRNYPSTGSAVLLPLKNLRSQKVQAEVLVCGGAPKGSYLRATKGDFVGALNTCGRITITDPNPQWTMETMPLPRTMGDMVILPNGNVLIVNGAATGTAGWQIARNPVFSPVIYRPDNPSDSRFEVQTPNAIPRMYHSTAVLLRDGRVLVGGSNPNELYNFTGVVFPTDLSLEAFSPSYLDVEFANLRPQIISPDSHLKFTYGQRVDIRFTALGLLNRDLIKVTMVAPGFNTHSNTMNQRMLVLPRGIVRQVGRFVYEVSCVFPKSGSLAPPGYYLLFVVHQDIPSEAIWVRVN from the coding sequence ATGGCCATTAAAACAAGTCTTGTTCTTTGGCAGCTACATTTGCTTTTATTACTATCATGTCATGACTTGAACTTGGCTAATGCTGCAGGTGGCAAATGGGATTTACTTATGTCCAACATTGGCATTTCCGCCATGCACATGCAACTCCTCAACAACGATAGAGTCATCATATACGATCGTACTGACTTTGGTGCATCCAACATCTCATTGCCTGATGGCAAGTGTCGTAACAATCCTAAAGAACTCGCCCTGAAAATCGATTGCACTGCCCACTCTGTTGAATATGACGTGTCCACTAATTCAATACGTCCCCTCATGGTCCAGACGAACGTGTGGTGCTCCTCGGGCTCTGCCACCTCGGATGGTTCGTTGGTCCAAACCGGTGGATTCAATGATGGTAAACTTATGGTGAGAACTTTTAACCCATGCAACACTTGTGATTGGCAAGAAATGGGAGATGGACTAGGTCAAAGTCGATGGTATTCCACCAATCATATTCTTCCTGACGGAAGCCAAATTATAATAGGAGGCCGTGATGCTTTTAACTACGAGTTTTTTCCCAAAACTGCGTCAACAAGCAACGTATTTAATTTACCTTTCCTTCGACAAACTAATGTTCCTAGAGAGGAAAACAATTTATACCCATTTGTTTTTCTCAACGTCGATGGGAATTTATTCATTTTCACCAATGATCGAGCTATATTGCTCGATTACACAACAAATACGATAGTGAAAACATATCCACAAATACCAGGTGGTGACCCGAGAAATTATCCAAGTACAGGTTCTGCAGTTCTTCTTCCTTTAAAGAACTTGCGTTCACAAAAGGTTCAAGCTGAGGTTTTGGTGTGTGGTGGAGCACCAAAAGGCTCATACCTTAGAGCAACAAAAGGGGATTTCGTCGGTGCATTAAATACTTGCGGGCGGATTACAATTACCGACCCAAATCCACAATGGACCATGGAGACCATGCCACTACCTCGAACCATGGGTGATATGGTAATTCTACCAAACGGTAACGTTTTGATTGTTAATGGAGCCGCTACGGGTACAGCTGGATGGCAAATTGCAAGGAACCCGGTTTTCAGTCCGGTGATTTACCGACCCGATAACCCATCTGATTCTAGATTCGAGGTACAAACCCCGAATGCCATACCTAGAATGTACCACTCAACAGCAGTTTTACTCCGAGACGGTAGAGTTCTCGTTGGCGGTAGTAACCCAAATGAGCTTTACAATTTCACCGGAGTAGTTTTTCCAACGGACTTAAGCTTAGAGGCATTTTCACCGTCCTATCTGGATGTGGAATTCGCTAATCTACGACCACAAATTATTTCTCCCGATTCACATCTTAAATTCACGTATGGACAACGTGTTGACATTCGATTTACTGCTTTAGGGTTATTAAATCGAGATTTGATCAAAGTGACTATGGTTGCACCGGGTTTTAATACACATTCGAATACGATGAATCAAAGAATGCTTGTACTTCCGAGAGGAATTGTACGACAAGTGGGAAGATTTGTATATGAAGTGAGTTGTGTATTTCCAAAATCTGGTTCATTAGCACCACCGGGTTACTATCTTTTATTTGTGGTTCATCAGGACATACCAAGTGAGGCAATTTGGGTCAGGGTTAATTAA